One part of the Plasmodium yoelii strain 17X genome assembly, chromosome: 13 genome encodes these proteins:
- a CDS encoding SNARE protein, putative — MNNISGPLPSNESTNRIAIYGILIYKYNSSQPIFLSASVDLSSFPFFHRSSLKEHIFFHSRLVCSRTQKGNREVIELESGIGHLHIYTNKENDISVLVLTTKSYPMRIAFGLIDNTQKIFQQKCRGQYEHIISDLSEGMLFTSELNELLKKYQNPSEADRLSRVQKDLDEVRDVMLKNIEDLLQRGEKLDDLMKKSQDLSNSSYQFYRQAKKNNQCCKLY; from the exons atgaaCAATATATCAGGGCCTCTTCCAAGCAATGAAAGCACAAATAGGATTGCAATTTATggaatattaatatataaatataattcctCGCAACCTATTTTTTTGTCTGCTAGTGTGGATTTATCATCATTTCCATTCTTCCATAGATCCTCATTAAAagaacatatatttttccattcAAGATTAGTATGTAGTAGAACCCAAAAAGGAAATAGAGAAGTTATTGAATTAGAATCAGGTATTGGtcatttacatatttatacaaacaaagaaaatgatataagTGTTTTAGTATTAACTACTAAATCATATCCTATGAGAATTGCATTTGGCTTAATAGACAATactcaaaaaatatttcaacaAAAATGTAGAGGACAATATGAACATATAATTTCAGATTTGAGTGAAGGTATGTTATTTACAAGTGAGCTaaatgaattattaaaaaaatatcaaaaccCTTCAGAAGCTGATAGGCTTTCAAGAGTACAAAAAGATCTTGATGAAGTTAGAGATGTTATGCTTAAAAATATTGAGGATCTTTTACAAAGGGGTGAAAAACTTGATGATTTAATGAAAAAGAGTCAAGACCTTTCTAATTCATCTTACCAGTTTTACAG gCAAGCCAAGAAAAACAATCAATGCTGCAAACTGTATTGA
- a CDS encoding dihydrofolate synthase/folylpolyglutamate synthase, putative, producing MEGEIKTYNECLEQLYKTHSIKLGLGSTKKLSELFGNPYKNYKTIHVAGTNGKGSVCHKIYLGLKLKKYKVGIFSSPHIFSLRERIIINDEPISENDLIALVNEVFKKAKKINASPTFFEIITLVAFIYFSNQNVDYAVIETGLGGRLDATNILEKPELVIITSIGYDHLNILGNDLNQICNEKIGIFKKDAQVIIGPSVSIYVNVFEKAKELNCNMHIVPPEPRGETYNEENTRIAIESLKILNINVDSVLKSIIPIKPPLRIQYLAEEQMEHIKKKYIQMEMIENNTILSYPSAVIMDVGHNETAIDRLCRDINFFHKDKIIRVCISLTKPRNLNIFQPLIAQFPDVLKDVFYLPSINERTYDFDEIVEMINDDAYINNELKNHILNSSKKVNQWLIAEKEKNGNLIDNNKLYKRGTIPLIVRNAFLECCKDNSVLVICGTFFIFEEVLKSFDIYSDMQDTIFMNEPSVV from the exons ATGGAAGGTGAAATAAAAACGTATAATGAATGTTTGgaacaattatataaaacacaCTCAATCAAACTAGGGCTTGGAAGTACAAAAAAATTGAGTGAATTATTTGGCAATCCTTATAAGAATTATAAAACTATTCATGTAGCTGGTACAAATGGGAAAGGGTCGGTGtgtcataaaatttatttaggacttaaattaaaaaaatataaagtggGAATATTTTCTTCTCCTCATATATTTTCCTTAAGAGAaagaataattataaatgatGAACCAATAAGTGAAAATGATTTAATTGCTTTAGTTAATGAAGTAtttaaaaaagcaaaaaaaataaatgcaagtccaacattttttgaaattaTAACTCTAGttgcttttatatatttttctaatcAAAATGTAGATTATGCAGTTATTGAAACTGGATTAGGAGGAAGATTGGATGCAACCAATATTTTGGAAAAACCAGAATTAGTTATAATTACATCAATTGGTTATgatcatttaaatatattaggGAATGATTTGAATCAAATAtgtaatgaaaaaattggAATATTTAAGAAGGATGCTCAAGTTATAATAGGTCCATCTGTTTCTATATATGTAAATGTTTTTGAAAAGGCAAAAGAATTAAATTGCAATATGCATATTGTTCCACCAGAACCTAGAGGGGAAAcatataatgaagaaaatacgAGAATAGCTATAGAatctttaaaaatattaaatataaatgtagATAGCGTTTTAAAATCGATAATACCTATCAAACCTCCATTGAGAATACAATATTTAGCTGAAGAACAAATggaacatataaaaaaaaagtacatACAAATGGAAATgatagaaaataatactatTTTATCTTATCCTAGTGCTGTTATAATGGATGTAGGTCATAATGAAACTGCTATTGATAGACTATGTCGAGATATTAACTTTTTTCATAAAGACAAAATAATAAGAGTGTGTATATCTCTAACTAAACCTAggaatttaaatatattccaGCCATTAATTGCACAATTTCCCGATGTCTTAaag GATGTTTTTTACTTACCATCAATCAATGAGCGGACATATGACTTTGATGAAATTGTGGAAATGATAAATGATgatgcatatataaataatgaactaaagaatcatatattaaatagttCAAAAAAAGTTAACCAATGGTTAATAGcagaaaaggaaaaaaatggaaatttaATTGATaacaataaattatataaaagag gcACAATTCCTCTTATTGTAAGAAATGCATTTTTGGAGTGTTGCAAAGACAATTCTGTTCTGGTCATATGTGgcactttttttattttcgaGGAAGTTTTAAAATCTTTTGATATATACTCAG aCATGCAGgatacaatttttatgaaCGAGCCATCAGTAGTATAG